From one Lolium rigidum isolate FL_2022 chromosome 4, APGP_CSIRO_Lrig_0.1, whole genome shotgun sequence genomic stretch:
- the LOC124705458 gene encoding LOW QUALITY PROTEIN: peroxisome biogenesis protein 12-like (The sequence of the model RefSeq protein was modified relative to this genomic sequence to represent the inferred CDS: inserted 1 base in 1 codon) codes for MLFQVGGQGARPTFFEMSAAQQLPASLRAALSYSLGVFALRRPFLHKVLDYEDEFFALLMSVLESHSLRTTDGSFSESLYGLRRRPVKVSVNQSIPGAESNDKVYDSALRKRQKTLSVIFLVVLPYFKSKLQSIYNKEXEARLQASLWDQGEVGLDEAGFVSDQQGATSEAQIETATGEVSHLTRLKTSFTALIGVCYPWIHATNEGLSFAYQLLYLLDATAFYSPGLHVLGLHVCRATGQELMDSSSRISRIRSRELERLRGPPWLKTMQRVLLNCMYTTLDYAQTGLIAAVFFFKMMEWWYQSAEERMSAPTVYPPPPPPPLPKVAKDGLPLPPDRTLCPLCCQKRNNPSVLSVSGFVFCYSCIFKSVSQHKRCPVTLMPATVEQIRRLFHDL; via the exons atgcTGTTCCAGGTGGGAGGACAGGGCGCACGGCCCACCTTCTTCGAGATGTCTGCGGCGCAGCAGCTCCCGGccagcctccgcgccgccctctcCTACTCGCTCGGT GTTTTTGCACTAAGAAGGCCATTCTTGCATAAAGTTCTAGATTATGAAGATGAATTTTTTGCATTGTTGATGTCTGTCCTTGAGTCCCATAGTTTACGAACAACAG ATGGTTCCTTTTCAGAGTCATTATACGGTCTCAGGCGGAGACCTGTTAAGGTTTCAGTGAACCAAAGTATTCCTGGCGCTGAATCTAATGACAAAGTGTATGACTCTGCACTAAGGAAGCGCCAGAAAACCCTTTCAGTTATTTTTTTG GTTGTTTTACCATATTTCAAGTCAAAGTTGCAGTCCATATATAACAAAG AGGAAGCAAGATTGCAGGCAAGCCTATGGGATCAGGGTGAGGTTGGTTTAGATGAAGCAGGCTTTGTATCAGATCAACAAGGGGCCACTTCTGAAGCACAAATTGAGACTGCAACTGGAGAAGTGTCACATTTGACACGTCTTaagacgagttttacggcactaaTAGGTGTTTGTTATCCATGGATTCATGCAACCAATGAAG GCCTTTCATTTGCTTACCAGTTGCTGTATCTGCTGGATGCTACTGCATTTTATAGTCCAGGACTTCATGTGCTTGGGCTTCATGTTTGTCGTGCTACTGGACAAGAGCTG atggattcatcttctaggaTATCAAGGATTAGAAGTCGTGAACTCGAGAGACTTCGTGGTCCTCCATGGTTGAAG ACCATGCAAAGGGTGCTCCTTAATTGTATGTATACGACTCTAGATTATGCACAAACTGGTTTAATTGCTGCGGTCTTCTTTTTCAAG ATGATGGAGTGGTGGTATCAATCTGCTGAAGAAAGAATGTCAGCTCCGACTGTATATCCCCCACCCCCTCCTCCGCCACTACCAAAG GTTGCTAAAGATGGACTTCCCTTGCCACCTGACAGGACGCTGTGCCCTCTGTGCTGCCAGAAGCGCAATAACCCCTCTGTTCTTTCTGTTTCTGGTTTTGTGTTCTGCTACAGCTGCATATTCAAGTCCGTCTCTCAG CATAAAAGATGCCCTGTGACGTTGATGCCTGCAACTGTTGAACAAATCAGGCGCCTCTTCCATGATTTGTAG